A portion of the Lolium rigidum isolate FL_2022 chromosome 1, APGP_CSIRO_Lrig_0.1, whole genome shotgun sequence genome contains these proteins:
- the LOC124659941 gene encoding putative F-box/LRR-repeat protein At3g28410: MADGAAPLSAAVRRDRLSALSDDLLHQIITQYLPVTEAAKTAALARRWRHLWSSTPLVLRDAAVPEPARDALVPRVLAKHEGHFRTVALHDLRLASLDRELPGWPRLVAAKHTQELHLANRCQANDILPLVPADILRCGSLEELLLGSWAFPVDLSRGAGVSLPNLRKLTLVTAAIEDRDLQHLITACTALEILKLAGTTAKRIHLCSPSLRCATVTLSRDENLAVVDAPLLERLVLFLPATPAMVKIDRVANLRVLGHLDTRRLHRLQIRDTLIELNTMASTSTAIPSVRILAVTVNFVILREVKMLASFLRCFPNIDTLHIESALHDPSVTANEHSAELHASFWQGASPVECLRSHVKKMVIHEFRADQNEFEFLKFVAMNSQELQSLHVVLQEENTSSTDKGNDTREKLQSLRFQTGVSAVLLVLPKEDSISSMQKATDLTFDDPFRF, encoded by the exons atggccgacggcgccgcccccctctccGCTGCCGTCCGCCGGGACCGCCTCAGCGCCCTCAGCGACGACCTCCTCCACCAAATCATCACCCAGTACCTCCCCGTCACCGAAGCCGCCAAAACCGCCGCCCTCGCCAGGCGCTGGCGCCACCTCTGGAGCTCCACCCCGCTCGTCCTCCGCGACGCCGCCGTCCCCGAGCCCGCGCGCGACGCCCTGGTCCCGCGAGTCCTCGCCAAGCACGAAGGCCACTTCCGCACCGTCGCCCTCCACGACCTCAGGCTCGCCTCCCTCGACCGTGAGCTCCCCGGCTGGCCGCGCCTCGTCGCCGCGAAGCACACCCAGGAACTCCACCTCGCCAACCGCTGCCAGGCCAACGACATCCTGCCACTCGTCCCCGCCGACATCCTCCGCTGCGGCTCGCTCGAGGAGCTCCTGCTCGGCTCCTGGGCCTTCCCCGTCGACCTCTCCCGCGGCGCCGGCGTCTCCCTTCCCAACCTCCGGAAGCTCACCCTGGTAACGGCTGCCATAGAAGACCGAGACCTCCAGCACCTCATCACCGCCTGCACCGCTCTGGAGATCCTGAAGCTCGCCGGCACAACAGCCAAGCGCATCCACCTCTGCAGCCCAAGCCTCCGATGCGCGACCGTTACGCTGTCCAGGGACGAAAACTTGGCGGTGGTGGACGCGCCGCTGCTGGAGCGGCTCGTCTTGTTTCTGCCTGCTACTCCCGCGATGGTCAAGATCGATCGTGTAGCCAACCTGCGGGTGCTCGGCCACCTGGATACAAGACGACTTCACAGGCTGCAGATCCGCGACACCCTCATCGAG CTTAACACAATGGCGAGTACAAGCACTGCGATTCCAAGCGTCAGGATATTGGCGGTGACTGTGAATTTCGTTATCCTCAGGGAGGTCAAGATGTTGGCCAGCTTCCTCAGATGCTTTCCCAACATTGACACTCTGCACATCGAG TCTGCCCTGCATGATCCATCTGTAACTGCCAATGAACACAGTGCGGAGCTTCATGCCAGCTTCTGGCAGGGGGCAAGTCCGGTTGAGTGCTTGAGATCACATGTCAAGAAGATGGTCATCCACGAATTCCGAGCGGATCAAAACGAATTTGAATTCCTCAAGTTCGTCGCCATGAATTCCCAGGAGCTGCAGTCTTTGCATGTTGTGTTGcaagaagaaaacacttcttCCACTGACAAGGGGAACGACACAAGAGAGAAATTGCAGAGTCTACGGTTTCAAACAGGGGTTTCTGCAGTGCTGCTGGTGTTGCCTAAAGAGGACTCTATTTCGAGCATGCAGAAAGCAACCGATCTTACATTCGATGACCCTTTTCGCTTCTGA
- the LOC124659950 gene encoding protein ALP1-like, protein MFRMYPHCFHALHTTLVEDYGLKSTRQMCSMEALGMFLWMVGGPEPVSQAQNRFKRSKETIHRKFDEVLECLVCLATDIIKPRDPEFSTLHSRLQDSRFYPHFNDCIGAIDGTHIRVVVPTDEIVNHVGRYGYPTQNVMAVCDFDMRFTSIVAGWPGYAHDTRIFKDTLRKYEEEFPHPPPGKYYLVDSGYPNQTGYLAPYKGQKYHLPEFRQGRKPSGKGEVFNHAHSSLRNVIERAFGVLKMKWRILLHITSYPILKQTRIIVACMALHNWIRESNLHDKEFYKCDQNENYMPGNIQPEPSVPLPGVQLGVEHGDMHVIRENIADGLMGDV, encoded by the exons ATGTTCAGAATGTATCCTCATTGCTTCCATGCACTTCATACCACATTGGTTGAAGACTATGGATTGAAGTCAACACGGCAAATGTGTTCTATGGAGGCTCTTGGTATGTTCTTATGGATGGTTGGAGGTCCTGAACCGGTAAGTCAAGCACAAAATCGTTTCAAGAGGTCTAAAGAAACAATTCATCGTAAATTCGATGAGGTGTTGGAGTGCTTGGTTTGTTTGGCTACGGATATCATTAAACCAAGAGATCCGGAATTCTCCACTTTGCATTCAAGGCTTCAAGACTCGAGATTCTATCCCCACTTCAATGACTGTATCGGTGCAATTGATGGGACACACATACGTGTTGTTGTCCCCACCGATGAGATTGTAAACCATGTGGGACGATATGGATATCCGACGCAAAATGTGATGGCTGTGTGTGACTTTGACATGAGATTTACATCAATAGTTGCCGGATGGCCGGGGTATGCACATGACACAAGGATATTCAAAGATACCTTGAGAAAGTATGAAGAAGAATTCCCACATCCACCCCCAG GAAAATATTACCTTGTTGATTCCGGATATCCCAATCAAACCGGCTATCTTGCTCCATATAAGGGACAAAAGTACCATCTACCGGAGTTTCGACAAGGCCGCAAACCAAGTGGAAAAGGAGAAGTCTTTAATCATGCACATTCATCGCTCCGAAATGTCATTGAGCGAGCCTTtggtgtcttgaagatgaagtggCGTATTTTACTACATATCACAAGTTACCCAATTCTGAAGCAAACACGCATCATTGTTGCATGCATGGCACTTCACAATTGGATAAGAGAGAGTAATCTACATGACAAAGAGTTCTACAAGTGTGATCAAAATGAAAACTATATGCCGGGAAACATACAACCTGAACCATCTGTACCACTTCCTGGAGTTCAGTTGGGTGTTGAGCATGGAGACATGCATGTGATTCGCGAAAATATTGCGGATGGTTTGATGGGAGATGTGTAG
- the LOC124659959 gene encoding putative F-box/LRR-repeat protein At3g28410 yields the protein RDRLSALSDDLLHEIITQYLPVTEAAKTAALARRWRHLWSSTPLVLRDAALPEPARDAVVPRVLAEHPGHFSAVVLLDCRLASLDRELPDWPRLLADKHTQKLYLANRSTPNLTYDALPHIPADILRCGSLQELLLGFWAFPVDLSHGAGISLPNLRCLTLIMVAIRDDDLEHLITACTVLDILKLSGTTPKRIHLRSPSLRCALVGLSRVEDFAVVDAPLLERLVLFLPSKVAMVKIGYAANLRVLGHLDTRVHRLQIRDTVIGLNTVASMSTAIPSVKILAVTVNFGVLWEVKMLACFLRCFPNINTLHIESALHGPSVTANEPSGEHHARFWQEASPVECVRSDVKKMVIHEFRGNQNEFQFLKFVAMNAQELQSLHVVLQEENISLSDKVNEIREKLESLQFQTGISGVLLVLPTEGTLSRLQKATDLTFDDPFRF from the exons cgggaccgCCTCAGCGCCCTCAGCGACGACCTCCTCCACGAAATCATCACCCAGTACCTCCCCGTCACCGAAGCCGCCAAAACCGCCGCCCTCGCCAGGCGCTGGCGCCACCTCTGGAGCTCAACCCCGCTCGTCCTCCGCGACGCCGCCCTCCCCGAGCCCGCGCGCGACGCCGTGGTCCCGCGAGTCCTCGCCGAGCACCCAGGCCACTTCAgcgccgtcgtcctcctcgactgCAGGCTCGCCTCCCTGGACCGTGAGCTCCCCGACTGGCCGCGCCTCCTCGCCGACAAGCACACCCAGAAACTCTATCTCGCCAACCGCTCCACCCCGAACCTGACCTACGACGCCTTGCCGCACATCCCCGCAGATATCCTCCGCTGCGGCTCGCTCCAGGAGCTCTTGCTGGGCTTCTGGGCGTTCCCCGTCGACCTCTCCCACGGCGCCGGCATCTCTCTTCCCAACCTCCGGTGCCTCACCTTGATAATGGTTGCCATAAGAGACGACGACCTCGAGCACCTCATCACCGCCTGCACCGTTCTGGACATCCTGAAGCTCAGCGGCACAACACCCAAGCGCATCCATCTCCGCAGCCCAAGCCTCCGGTGCGCGCTCGTTGGGCTGTCCAGGGTGGAGGACTTCGCGGTGGTGGACGCGCCGCTGCTGGAGCGGCTCGTCTTGTTTCTGCCCAGTAAGGTTGCCATGGTCAAGATCGGTTATGCAGCCAACCTGCGGGTGCTCGGCCACCTGGATACAAGAGTTCACAGGCTGCAGATCCGCGACACCGTGATCGGG CTTAACACAGTGGCCAGCATGAGCACTGCGATTCCAAGCGTCAAGATATTGGCGGTGACTGTGAATTTTGGTGTCCTCTGGGAGGTCAAGATGCTGGCCTGCTTCCTCAGATGCTTTCCCAATATTAACACGCTGCACATCGAG TCTGCCCTGCATGGTCCATCTGTAACTGCCAATGAACCCAGTGGGGAGCATCATGCCAGGTTCTGGCAGGAGGCAAGTCCGGTTGAATGCGTGAGATCAGACGTCAAGAAGATGGTCATCCACGAATTCCGAGGGAATCAAAACGAATTCCAATTCCTCAAGTTCGTCGCCATGAATGCCCAGGAGCTGCAGTCTTTGCATGTTGTGTTGCAAGAAGAAAACATTTCTTTGAGTGACAAGGTGAACGAGATAAGAGAGAAATTGGAGAGTCTTCAGTTTCAAACAGGGATCTCTGGAGTGCTGCTGGTGTTGCCTACAGAGGGCACTCTTTCGAGATTGCAGAAAGCAACCGATCTCACATTCGATGACCCTTTTCGCTTCTGA